One Triticum dicoccoides isolate Atlit2015 ecotype Zavitan chromosome 5B, WEW_v2.0, whole genome shotgun sequence genomic window carries:
- the LOC119306664 gene encoding uncharacterized protein LOC119306664, whose protein sequence is MATRRSSTSGSHVFSLLVLLFLASASPSASQLGVRPKGPVVDLKASCAKTDGPITCNSFLGPEPDSKTADARGLAEISMRVTAKLGGLVGAYARRELDLVNDNPTWQCLDECAEDIEDALSHLDDALGGVNDAQFDQVRQYIDLSEQDTWSCDETCRDTPPSPVRTELLRKNLEFERMMNVTRQLIKLADGGASPVLPKPAILP, encoded by the coding sequence ATGGCCACGCGCCGCAGCAGCACGAGCGGCTCCCACGTCTTctccctcctcgtcctcctcttcctcgcctCCGCCTCCCCCTCCGCCTCCCAACTCGGTGTCCGCCCCAAAGGCCCCGTCGTGGACCTCAAGGCGTCCTGCGCCAAGACGGATGGCCCGATCACCTGCAACTCCTTCCTCGGGCCCGAGCCGGACAGCAAGACGGCGGACGCGCGCGGGCTGGCGGAGATCTCCATGAGGGTCACCGCCAAGCTCGGCGGCTTGGTGGGGGCCTACGCGCGCCGCGAGCTGGATCTGGTCAACGACAACCCGACGTGGCAGTGCCTGGACGAGTGCGCCGAGGACATCGAGGACGCGCTGTCGCACCTGGACGACGCCCTGGGCGGCGTCAACGACGCCCAGTTCGACCAGGTCCGCCAGTACATCGACCTCTCCGAGCAGGACACCTGGTCCTGCGACGAGACCTGCCGGGACACGCCGCCCAGCCCGGTCAGGACCGAGCTGCTCCGCAAGAACCTCGAATTCGAGAGGATGATGAACGTTACCCGCCAGCTCATCAAGCTCGCCGACGGGGGCGCCTCGCCGGTGCTGCCGAAACCCGCTATTCTGCCATGA